The Streptococcus sp. oral taxon 431 nucleotide sequence CTCCTAAACTATGTCACACAGTATAAAAACGAATGATGTGGCAAGAGTGCTGACTAAACTTTCTTGAAAGGTATGACTAAACTATTCATCTTTCACGATGATTGTTCCACTTTCAGATTCAATCAAAGCTCCTAGATTGATAAGAGAAGTGATAACTGCTTTTCCTGCTGGACGATTAGTCACAAAATCAATGGCAGCTTGGATTTTTGGTAGCATACTACCAGGAGCAAATTGCCCCTCTTGAATGTATTTTTGAAGTTGACTTACAGTTACCCGTTCCAACTTTTCTTGATTTGGTTTGTTATAGTTGATATAGGCATAATCGACGCCAGTTAAAATGATGAAGAGATCTGCTTCGACTAGCTCTGCCAAGCATTGCGATGCAAAATCCTTATCGATGACAGCTTCTACTCCTGAGAAGTAACCGTTTTTATTTTTGGTGATAGGAATACCTCCACCGCCTGCTGCGATGACAATTTGTCCCTTGTCCAAGAGTGTGCGTATACTATCGATTTCTTTGATATAAACAGGTTTTGGAGAAGCCACTACCTTACGCCAACCACGACCTGCATCTTCTTTAAAGTTAGCCCCAGTTTTTTCGCTTTCTGCTTTAGCCTCTTCTTCTGAGTAGAATGGACCAATGGGTTTACTTGGATTGAGAAAGGCAGGATCATTCTTGTCCACGACAACTTGTGTGACAACAGAAACGACAGTTTTATCAAGATGAATATCCTGTAAAGCATTTTCCAGAGCATTCTGGAGCCAAAAACCGATGCTACCCTCTGTCATAGCAACAAGTGAATCGAGAGGAAAGGCAGGGTTTTTTTCGGAATTCGCTGCTAGGTGTTGGAGGAGGAGGTTACCGACTTGCGGTCCATTGCCATGGGTGATAATCAATTCATCGCCATTTTGGATGAGTTTCACCAGATGGCGTGCTGTTTCTGCCAGAGCGGCTTCTTGAGCTTGAGCAGATGGATCTGTGGAAAGAATGGCATTTCCTCCAAGAGCGACAACGATTTTACGATGAGACATGAGCGCTCCTTTCTTTTGGATGAACAAAAGCCAATTTTGGTTAAAAGCTTGGATTTGGAAATTGAGAAGAAAGACTTTTGACAGACGAGTTGAGTTGAAATTGCGAATAACTGGAAGACAGTTAATTGTTATTGTTATGAGGTTTTTGCTTGAATGGTGACTATCAGCAAACTCCAACTCAGAGCTCGTTACTACTACAAAAAGGGACCGGACTAAAACACTAGTCTCAGTCCCTAAGCTGTTTCTTATAGTTTGTATCACACTTTAGGAATGTAGAGATTTCCTAGTGTAGCAGCCATAACGGCTTTAATGGTGTGCATACGATTTTCTGCTTGATCAAACTGACGAGCATATTTGCTATGGAAGACCTCATCAGTTACTTCCATTTCTTTAACGCCAAATTTCTCAGCTACTTGTCTGCCATAGATTGTGTTTGTATCATGAAAGGCTGGTAAGCAGTGGAGGAAGATTAAGTTTTCATTGCCTGCTTTCTTAACAAGATCCATATTGACTTGGTAAGGTTTTAGCAAAGCGACGCGTTCTGCAAACTTATCTTCTTCGCCCATAGATACCCAAACATCAGTGTAAAGGACATCAGCCCCTTTTACAGCTTCGTCAGCATCTTCTGTGATGAGAATGTGAGCCCCACTTTCTTTGGCATATCCCTCAGCCAGAGCAACAACTGCTTGATCTGGGAAAAGTTCTTTTGGTGAAAAGACATGAACGTTCACCCCAAGGATGGCTCCTGTTACTAGAAGGCTATTGGCAACATTATTACGGCCGTCACCACAGTAAACCAAAGTCAAACCTTCAAGATGTCCGAAATTTTCTAGTACTGTCAAATAGTCTGCAAGCATTTGAGTTGGGTGCCATTTATCCGTCAAGCCATTCCAAACAGGAACACCAGAGAATTTAGCTAATTCCTCAACCATATCTTGACTAAAACCACGGAATTCAATACCATCAAACATACGTCCCAAAACTTTTGCGGTATCTTCAGTAGTTTCTTTTTTACCTAGTTGAATATCGTTGGCCCCTAGGTATTCTGGATGTGCACCAAGATCAATTGCTGCAGTAGTGAAGGCTGCGCGTGTACGTGTAGAAGTTTTTTCAAATAAAAGAGCAATATTTTTACCAGCTAGATAGCGGTGTTCGATGTTTCGTTTTTTAAGATCCTTCAAGTGAGCTGAAAGTCCAATCAAATATTCGAGCTCTGCACGGGTAAAATCTTTTTCAGCTAGAAAACTTCTTCCTTGAAATACTGAATGTATCATTCTATATATCCTTTTCTAACAAGCATGATTCTGCTAGCAGATGCTAGGCAGAAATAGGAAGAATCTAAATGTCTTCGCGTTCAAACGGCATTGACATGCAACGAGGTCCACCACGTCCACGTACCAATTCCCGTCCGCGAATCTTAATGAGACGAAGTCCATATTCTTCAAGTTTCTTATTTGTCACAGTGTTGCGTTCATAAACGACTACGACACCTGGTGCAATAGCGAGTGTGTTAGAGCCATCATTCCATTGTTCACGAGCAGCTGCAACGATATTCCCATCACCACAAGGAATGAGTGTAACTTTTTCTAAACCAAGGTTTTGAGCAAGGAGTTCTGCCAAATCTCCTTTTTCTTCAACAATCTTGAGTTCTTCATTTTCGTAAGTAACGGAATAAACACGAAGGTTGCCTTGGATTTCAGGGTGGATTGTAAATTTGTCATAGTCTACCATGGTGAAGACGGTATCCAAGTGCATGAACTTACGGCTGTTTGAAAATTCAAAAGCCAAAACTTTCTTGAAGCCAACATTTTTTTTGAAGATATTAACCAAGAGTTTTTCGATAGAAGCGGCATCGGTCCGTTGAGAAATCCCAACTGCTAGGACATCTCTTGAAAGAACAAGTTCATCTCCACCTTCGATACGAGTGGTTTCTTCACGATTATAGATGAGCTCTACCTTACCACCATAGATTGGGTGATGCTTGAAGATGTACTTACCATAAAGTGTTTCGCGATTGCGTGTATCGGCGTACATGTGATTGAGTGATACTGCATTCCCGATAGTCGCAAATGGGTCGCGAGTGAAGTAAAGATTTGGC carries:
- the arcC gene encoding carbamate kinase → MSHRKIVVALGGNAILSTDPSAQAQEAALAETARHLVKLIQNGDELIITHGNGPQVGNLLLQHLAANSEKNPAFPLDSLVAMTEGSIGFWLQNALENALQDIHLDKTVVSVVTQVVVDKNDPAFLNPSKPIGPFYSEEEAKAESEKTGANFKEDAGRGWRKVVASPKPVYIKEIDSIRTLLDKGQIVIAAGGGGIPITKNKNGYFSGVEAVIDKDFASQCLAELVEADLFIILTGVDYAYINYNKPNQEKLERVTVSQLQKYIQEGQFAPGSMLPKIQAAIDFVTNRPAGKAVITSLINLGALIESESGTIIVKDE
- the argF gene encoding ornithine carbamoyltransferase, which codes for MHSVFQGRSFLAEKDFTRAELEYLIGLSAHLKDLKKRNIEHRYLAGKNIALLFEKTSTRTRAAFTTAAIDLGAHPEYLGANDIQLGKKETTEDTAKVLGRMFDGIEFRGFSQDMVEELAKFSGVPVWNGLTDKWHPTQMLADYLTVLENFGHLEGLTLVYCGDGRNNVANSLLVTGAILGVNVHVFSPKELFPDQAVVALAEGYAKESGAHILITEDADEAVKGADVLYTDVWVSMGEEDKFAERVALLKPYQVNMDLVKKAGNENLIFLHCLPAFHDTNTIYGRQVAEKFGVKEMEVTDEVFHSKYARQFDQAENRMHTIKAVMAATLGNLYIPKV
- the arcA gene encoding arginine deiminase, coding for MSSHPIHVFSEIGKLKKVMLHRPGQELENLMPDHLERLLFDDIPFLADAQSEHDAFAQALRDEGIEVLYLEQLAAESLTSPEIRDQFIEEYLNEANIRGRQTKNAIRKLLHDIDDNLELIKKTMSGVQKVELPDIPEEGKGLTDLVESNYPFAIDPMPNLYFTRDPFATIGNAVSLNHMYADTRNRETLYGKYIFKHHPIYGGKVELIYNREETTRIEGGDELVLSRDVLAVGISQRTDAASIEKLLVNIFKKNVGFKKVLAFEFSNSRKFMHLDTVFTMVDYDKFTIHPEIQGNLRVYSVTYENEELKIVEEKGDLAELLAQNLGLEKVTLIPCGDGNIVAAAREQWNDGSNTLAIAPGVVVVYERNTVTNKKLEEYGLRLIKIRGRELVRGRGGPRCMSMPFEREDI